The Ciconia boyciana chromosome 15, ASM3463844v1, whole genome shotgun sequence genome has a segment encoding these proteins:
- the MLEC gene encoding malectin — MVGAGARGAPLLPPLVLLLLPLLRGAAGGLADSVVWAVNAGGDAHVDVNGIHFRKDPLEGRVGRASDYGMKLPILRSNAEDQILYQTERYNEETFGYEVPIKEEGDYVLVLKFAEVYFAQSQQKVFDVRLNGHVVVKDLDIFDRVGHSTAHDEIIPMSIKKGKLSVQGEVSTFTGKLHIEFVKGYYDNPKICALYILQGTVEDVPKLQPHPGLEKKEEDDDEDEYDDGSSVKKQANKNRVQSGPRTPNPYASDNSSLMFPILVAFGVFIPTLFCLCRL; from the exons ATGGTGGGCGCCGGGGCGCGCGGGgcgccgctgctgccgcccttggtgctgctgctgctgccgctgctgcggggcgcggcgggcggcctCGCCGACAGCGTCGTCTGGGCCGTCAATGCGGGCGGCGATGCCCATGTGGACGTGAACGGCATCCACTTCCGCAAGGACCCGCTCGAGGGCCGCGTGGGCCGAG CTTCTGACTATGGTATGAAGCTGCCAATCTTACGATCCAACGCGGAAGATCAGATTCTGTACCAGACCGAGCGTTACAATGAGGAAACCTTTGGCTATGAAGTTCCCATCAAAGAGGAGGGTGACTATGTGCTGGTGTTGAAGTTTGCAGAGGTTTATTTTGCACAGTCTCAACAGAAG GTATTTGATGTTCGCTTGAATGGCCACGTGGTGGTGAAGGACTTGGACATTTTTGACAGAGTGGGACACAGCACAGCTCATGATGAGATCATTCCCATGAGTATCAAAAAGGGGAAACTGAGTGTCCAGGGAGAGGTTTCCACATTCACAGGGAAGCTCCACATTGAGTTTGTAAAG GGCTACTATGACAATCCGAAAATCTGTGCCCTGTACATCCTACAAGGAACAGTGGAAG ATGTTCCAAAGCTGCAGCCGCACCCAGGTctggagaaaaaagaggaagatgatgatgaagatgaaTATGATGATGGCTCTAGTGTTAAAAAACAGGCAAATAAGAACCGGGTTCAGTCAGGCCCACGCACACCAAACCCCTATGCCTCGGACAACAGCAGCCTCATGTTTCCTATATTGGTGGCCTTTGGTGTCTTCATTCCTAccctcttctgcctctgccgATTGTGA
- the CABP1 gene encoding calcium-binding protein 1 isoform X2, with protein MGNCVKSPLRNLSKKIRHEEKTCYKAVQTSEEGPSACEYQGPLMVLAQNCAVMHNLLGPACIFLRKGFAENRQPDRELRPEEIEELREAFKEFDKDKDGFINCRDLGNCMRTMGYMPTEMELIELSQQINMNLGGHVDFEDFVELMGPKLLAETADMIGVKELRDAFREFDTNGDGEISTSELREAMKKLLGQQVGHRDIEEIIRDVDLNGDGRVDFEEFVRMMSR; from the exons ATGGGCAACTGTGTGAAGTCTCCACTGAGAAACCTCTCAAAAAAG ATCCGCCATGAGGAGAAGACGTGCTATAAGGCTGTCCAGACGAGCGAAGAGGGGCCATCGGCTTGCGAGTACCAGGGTCCGCTCATGGTGCTGGCCCAGAACTGCGCCGTCATGCACAACCTGCTGGGGCCAGCATGCATCTTCCTGAGGAAGGGCTTCGCAGAAAACAGGCAGCCT GATAGAGAACTGCGTCCAGAAGAAATTGAAG AATTAAGAGAAGCCTTTAAGGAGTTTGATAAAGACAAGGATGGGTTTATTAACTGCAGGGACCTGGGGAACTGCATGCGAACCATGGGCTACATGCCTACTGAAATGGAGCTAATAGAGCTCTCCCAGCAGATCAACATGAACC TGGGTGGCCATGTGGATTTTGAAGATTTTGTTGAGCTGATGGGACCAAAGCTGCTAGCAGAAACTGCAGACATGATTGGTGTAAAAGAGCTCCGCGATGCCTTCAGAGAG TTTGACACCAATGGTGATGGGGAGATCAGCACCAGTGAGCTGCGAGAAGCCATGAAGAAGCTTCTAGGGCAGCAGGTGGGCCATCGGGATATTGAAGAGATCATCCGGGATGTGGACCTGAACGGAGATGGGCGTGTTGATTTCGAAG AGTTTGTTCGCATGATGTCCCGTTGA